The Streptomyces sp. CC0208 genome window below encodes:
- the mltG gene encoding endolytic transglycosylase MltG encodes MTEYGRGEGSEPWNPEDPLYGDGGWEGQQAHAGQQSPYGGQPQHYPQQPQQYDNGGWDEGRQAAYGQAQQQYPQHDGQYDQQQYNHQYDQQQYGQQQYDQQAYQDQQQQSYDNNGWASGTQGQIPYPADPSDPYGQQAAAYGAEQQDYYGSPDAYPPPEPPSRRRAEPEPQTDWDPGPDQGEHAFFAGGDDDQGEPDDSDDPQGGRGDRRGRGGKGSKKRKSGCACLVVLLVFGGGTAGVGYFGYQFYKNRFGTAPDYAGGGTSQMVTVQVPKGAGGYAIGRLLKDAGVVKSVDAFVSAQEQNAKGNSIQAGAYLLKKEMSAESAVAMMLDPKSQNNVLVAPGVRNAAVYKRIDEKLDLASGTTRKIAEQKYKSLGLPSWANDNREIKDPLEGFLYPGTYPAAKGMKPESVLKEMVTQAAEKYAAYDLEAKAKALKLDSPLQVITVASLVQAEGKTEDDYRKMAEVVYNRLNLANPETYGFLQFDSTFNYVKNESNIEISEKEINSNKDPYNTYTNKGLPPGPIDNPGDTAMKATLDPTDDGWYYFVATDGVKKTEFAKTHAEFLRLKEKFNASTGS; translated from the coding sequence ATGACTGAGTATGGCCGGGGCGAAGGCTCCGAACCGTGGAATCCCGAGGACCCGTTGTACGGGGACGGTGGATGGGAAGGACAGCAGGCCCACGCGGGTCAGCAGTCCCCCTACGGCGGCCAGCCGCAGCACTACCCGCAGCAGCCGCAGCAGTACGACAACGGTGGCTGGGACGAGGGCCGGCAAGCTGCCTATGGTCAGGCGCAGCAGCAGTACCCGCAGCACGACGGTCAGTACGACCAGCAGCAGTACAACCACCAGTACGACCAGCAGCAGTACGGTCAACAGCAGTACGACCAGCAGGCCTATCAGGACCAGCAGCAGCAGTCGTACGACAACAACGGCTGGGCGTCCGGCACTCAGGGGCAGATCCCGTACCCCGCCGACCCGTCGGATCCCTACGGTCAGCAGGCCGCCGCGTACGGCGCCGAGCAGCAGGACTACTACGGCAGCCCGGACGCCTACCCGCCGCCGGAGCCGCCGAGCCGCCGGCGTGCCGAACCGGAGCCGCAGACCGACTGGGACCCGGGCCCCGACCAGGGTGAACACGCGTTTTTCGCGGGCGGTGACGACGACCAGGGCGAACCCGACGATTCCGACGACCCGCAGGGCGGCCGGGGCGACCGGCGAGGGCGTGGCGGCAAAGGGTCCAAGAAGCGCAAGAGCGGCTGCGCCTGTCTGGTGGTGCTGCTGGTGTTCGGCGGCGGCACCGCGGGCGTCGGGTACTTCGGGTACCAGTTCTACAAAAATCGTTTCGGCACGGCTCCGGACTATGCCGGGGGCGGGACGAGCCAGATGGTCACCGTCCAGGTCCCCAAGGGCGCGGGCGGGTACGCGATCGGTCGGCTGCTCAAGGACGCGGGTGTCGTCAAGAGCGTCGACGCCTTCGTGTCCGCCCAGGAGCAGAACGCCAAGGGGAACTCGATCCAGGCCGGCGCCTATCTCCTGAAGAAGGAGATGTCCGCCGAGAGCGCCGTGGCGATGATGCTCGACCCGAAGAGCCAGAACAACGTGCTGGTCGCTCCAGGTGTCCGGAACGCCGCCGTCTACAAGAGGATCGACGAGAAACTCGATCTTGCTTCCGGTACCACCAGGAAAATCGCCGAACAGAAATACAAGAGCCTCGGCCTGCCGAGTTGGGCGAACGACAACCGGGAGATCAAGGACCCGCTGGAGGGCTTCCTGTATCCGGGCACCTATCCCGCGGCGAAGGGCATGAAGCCCGAATCGGTGCTCAAGGAGATGGTCACCCAGGCCGCCGAGAAGTACGCCGCGTACGACCTGGAGGCCAAGGCCAAGGCGCTCAAGCTGGACAGCCCGCTCCAGGTCATCACGGTCGCCAGCCTCGTCCAGGCCGAGGGCAAGACGGAGGACGACTACCGCAAGATGGCGGAGGTCGTCTACAACCGGCTCAACCTCGCGAACCCCGAGACCTACGGGTTCCTGCAGTTCGACTCGACCTTCAACTACGTGAAGAACGAGAGCAACATCGAGATCTCCGAGAAGGAGATCAACAGCAACAAGGACCCGTACAACACGTACACGAACAAGGGTCTGCCGCCCGGCCCCATCGACAACCCGGGCGACACCGCGATGAAGGCGACACTGGATCCGACCGACGACGGCTGGTACTACTTCGTCGCGACCGACGGTGTGAAGAAGACCGAATTCGCCAAGACCCATGCCGAATTCCTACGGCTCAAGGAAAAGTTCAATGCAAGCACGGGCAGCTGA
- a CDS encoding shikimate dehydrogenase, which translates to MQARAADARRAAVLGKPIAHSLSPVLHVAAYEELGLTGWSYDRFELDEAALPAFVEQLGPEWAGLSLTMPLKRAVIPLLDGISDTAASVEAVNTVVFTEDGRRLGDNTDIPGMVAALRERGIEQVDSAAILGAGATASSALAALARICTGAVVAYVRSEARAAEMRQWGERLDVEIRTADWADAAEALRAPLVIATTPAGATDALAHAVPERPAALFDVLYDPWPTELAARWSMIGGAVVSGLDLLVHQAVLQVEQMTGRVPAPVDAMRKAGEHALAAR; encoded by the coding sequence ATGCAAGCACGGGCAGCTGACGCCCGCCGGGCTGCCGTTCTCGGCAAGCCCATCGCCCACTCCCTCTCACCGGTCCTGCACGTGGCCGCCTACGAGGAGCTGGGCCTCACGGGCTGGTCGTACGACCGGTTCGAGCTCGACGAGGCCGCACTGCCCGCGTTCGTGGAACAGCTCGGGCCGGAGTGGGCCGGGCTGTCGCTGACCATGCCGCTCAAGCGGGCGGTCATCCCGCTGCTGGACGGCATCAGTGACACCGCCGCCTCGGTGGAGGCCGTCAACACGGTGGTGTTCACCGAGGACGGCCGTCGCCTCGGCGACAACACCGACATCCCGGGGATGGTCGCCGCCCTCAGGGAGCGGGGCATCGAGCAGGTCGACTCGGCGGCGATCCTCGGCGCCGGCGCCACCGCCTCCTCCGCGCTCGCCGCGCTGGCCCGGATCTGCACCGGGGCGGTCGTGGCCTACGTGCGCAGTGAGGCCCGGGCGGCCGAGATGCGGCAGTGGGGGGAGCGCCTCGACGTCGAGATCCGCACCGCGGACTGGGCGGACGCGGCCGAGGCCCTGCGCGCCCCGCTGGTGATCGCCACGACCCCCGCCGGGGCGACGGACGCCCTCGCCCACGCCGTACCGGAGCGCCCCGCGGCCCTGTTCGACGTGCTCTACGACCCCTGGCCGACCGAGCTGGCGGCCCGCTGGTCGATGATCGGCGGAGCCGTGGTCAGCGGCCTCGATCTGCTCGTGCACCAGGCGGTGCTCCAGGTCGAGCAGATGACGGGCCGCGTGCCCGCGCCCGTGGACGCCATGCGCAAGGCGGGCGAGCACGCCCTGGCGGCGCGCTGA
- the aroC gene encoding chorismate synthase, with protein sequence MSRLRWLTAGESHGPALVATLEGLPAGVPITTEMVADHLARRRLGYGRGARMKFEQDQVTFLGGVRHGLSLGSPVAIMVGNTEWPKWEQVMSADPIDPEILAGLARNAPLTRPRPGHADLAGMQKYGFDEARPILERASARETAARVALGAVARSYLKETAGIEIVSHVVELCSVKAPQGVYPTPADVEKLDADPLRCLDADTSKAMVAEVDQAHKDGDTLGGVVEILAYGVPVGLGSHVHWDRKLDARLAGALMGIQAIKGVELGDGFELARVPGSKAHDEIVNTPEGIRRVSGRSGGTEGGLSTGELLRVRAAMKPIATVPRALQTVDVTTGEAAQAHHQRSDVSAVPAAGIVAEAMVALVLADAVAEKFGGDSVPETRRNVRSYLENLAIR encoded by the coding sequence TTGAGCAGGTTGCGCTGGCTGACCGCGGGGGAGTCCCACGGTCCCGCACTCGTGGCGACGCTGGAGGGCCTTCCCGCCGGTGTGCCGATCACCACGGAGATGGTGGCGGACCATCTGGCGAGGCGGCGGCTGGGCTATGGCCGCGGTGCCCGGATGAAGTTCGAGCAGGACCAGGTCACCTTCCTCGGCGGTGTCCGGCACGGTCTGTCCCTCGGTTCCCCCGTCGCGATCATGGTGGGCAACACCGAGTGGCCGAAGTGGGAGCAGGTCATGTCGGCCGACCCCATCGACCCGGAGATCCTGGCGGGCCTCGCGCGCAACGCCCCGCTGACCCGTCCGCGCCCCGGCCATGCCGACCTGGCGGGCATGCAGAAGTACGGCTTCGACGAGGCCCGGCCGATCCTGGAGCGCGCCTCCGCGCGGGAGACGGCGGCCCGGGTGGCGCTGGGCGCGGTGGCCCGGTCGTACCTGAAGGAGACGGCCGGCATCGAGATCGTCAGCCACGTCGTCGAGCTGTGCTCCGTGAAGGCTCCGCAGGGCGTCTACCCGACCCCGGCCGACGTCGAGAAGCTGGACGCCGACCCGCTGCGCTGCCTGGACGCGGACACCTCGAAGGCGATGGTGGCCGAGGTCGACCAGGCCCACAAGGACGGCGACACCCTCGGCGGAGTGGTGGAGATCCTGGCGTACGGCGTGCCCGTGGGCCTGGGCTCGCACGTGCACTGGGACCGCAAGCTGGACGCCCGCCTCGCGGGTGCGCTGATGGGCATCCAGGCGATCAAGGGTGTCGAGCTCGGTGACGGCTTCGAGCTGGCGCGGGTGCCCGGCTCGAAGGCGCACGACGAGATCGTGAACACCCCCGAGGGCATCCGGCGAGTCTCCGGCCGCTCCGGCGGCACCGAGGGCGGGCTCAGCACGGGTGAGCTGCTGCGGGTGCGGGCCGCGATGAAGCCCATCGCCACCGTCCCGCGGGCCCTGCAGACCGTGGACGTCACCACCGGCGAGGCCGCGCAGGCCCACCACCAGCGCTCCGACGTGTCCGCGGTCCCGGCCGCCGGCATCGTCGCCGAGGCGATGGTGGCACTCGTCCTGGCCGACGCGGTGGCCGAGAAGTTCGGCGGCGACAGCGTGCCCGAGACCCGCCGCAACGTGCGGTCCTACCTCGAGAACCTGGCCATCCGATGA
- a CDS encoding shikimate kinase — translation MSPVVVLVGPMGVGKSTVGRLLAERLTVGYRDTDDDIVAEQGRAIAEIFVDEGEAAFRAIEKAAVRRALAEHDGVLALGGGSILDEGTRALLAGQRVLYLSMDVEEAVKRTGLNAARPLLAVNPRKQWRELMEARRHLYESIATAVVATDGRTPEEVTQIALDALELKEA, via the coding sequence ATGAGCCCTGTGGTCGTCCTCGTCGGTCCGATGGGCGTGGGCAAGTCCACCGTCGGGCGGCTGCTGGCCGAGCGCCTCACGGTGGGGTACCGGGACACCGACGACGACATCGTCGCCGAGCAGGGCCGTGCGATCGCGGAGATCTTCGTCGACGAGGGCGAGGCCGCCTTCCGGGCGATCGAGAAGGCCGCCGTGCGGCGGGCGCTCGCCGAGCACGACGGCGTCCTCGCGCTCGGCGGCGGCTCGATCCTCGACGAGGGCACCCGCGCCCTGCTGGCCGGGCAGCGCGTGCTGTACCTGTCGATGGACGTCGAGGAGGCGGTCAAGCGCACCGGCCTGAACGCCGCCCGTCCGCTGCTCGCGGTCAACCCGCGCAAGCAGTGGCGCGAGCTGATGGAGGCGCGCCGCCACCTGTACGAGTCGATCGCCACGGCGGTCGTGGCCACCGACGGCCGTACCCCCGAAGAAGTCACCCAAATCGCGCTGGACGCACTGGAGTTGAAGGAAGCATGA
- the aroB gene encoding 3-dehydroquinate synthase, whose protein sequence is MSEAVTRIQVGGTAGSEPYEVLVGRQLLGELGTLVGEKAQRVAVIHPEALADTGDALRADLAEQGYEAVAIQVPNAEEAKTAEVAAYCWKALGQSGFTRSDVVVGVGGGATTDLAGFVAATWLRGVRWIAVPTTVLAMVDAAVGGKTGINTAEGKNLVGAFHPPAGVLCDLAALDSLPVNDYVSGLAEIIKAGFIADPVILELIESDPEAARTPAGPHTSELIERSIRVKAEVVSSDLKESGLREILNYGHTLAHAIEKNERYKWRHGAAVAVGMHFAAELGRLAGRLDDATADRHRTVLESVGLPLHYRYDQWPKLLETMKVDKKSRGNLLRFIVLDGLGKPTVLEGPDPAVLLAAYGEVGQ, encoded by the coding sequence ATGAGCGAGGCAGTGACGCGCATCCAGGTCGGCGGCACCGCGGGCAGCGAGCCGTACGAGGTCCTGGTGGGACGTCAACTCCTGGGTGAGCTCGGCACGTTGGTGGGGGAGAAGGCCCAACGGGTCGCCGTCATCCACCCCGAGGCGCTCGCCGACACCGGTGACGCCCTGCGCGCCGACCTCGCCGAGCAGGGCTACGAGGCCGTGGCCATCCAGGTGCCGAACGCGGAGGAGGCCAAGACCGCCGAGGTCGCCGCCTACTGCTGGAAGGCGCTCGGCCAGTCCGGCTTCACCCGCTCCGACGTCGTGGTCGGCGTCGGCGGCGGCGCGACCACCGACCTCGCCGGTTTCGTGGCCGCGACCTGGCTGCGCGGGGTGCGCTGGATCGCTGTCCCGACAACCGTGCTGGCCATGGTCGACGCGGCGGTCGGCGGCAAGACCGGCATCAACACCGCCGAGGGCAAGAACCTCGTCGGCGCCTTCCACCCGCCCGCCGGTGTCCTGTGCGACCTGGCCGCGCTGGACTCCCTGCCGGTCAACGACTACGTCTCCGGGCTCGCCGAGATCATCAAGGCGGGCTTCATCGCCGACCCGGTGATCCTGGAGCTCATCGAGTCCGACCCCGAGGCCGCGCGCACCCCGGCGGGCCCGCACACCTCCGAGCTCATCGAGCGCTCGATCCGGGTCAAGGCCGAGGTGGTCTCCTCCGACCTCAAGGAGTCGGGCCTCAGGGAGATCCTCAACTACGGCCACACGCTCGCCCATGCCATCGAGAAGAACGAGCGGTACAAGTGGCGGCACGGCGCAGCGGTCGCCGTGGGCATGCACTTCGCCGCCGAACTGGGCCGGCTGGCGGGCCGGTTGGACGACGCGACCGCCGACCGTCACCGCACGGTCCTGGAGTCGGTCGGCCTGCCGCTGCACTACCGCTACGACCAGTGGCCCAAGTTGCTGGAGACCATGAAGGTCGACAAGAAGTCCCGCGGCAACCTGCTGCGGTTCATCGTCCTCGACGGACTGGGCAAGCCCACCGTTCTGGAGGGCCCGGACCCGGCTGTTCTGCTCGCCGCGTACGGCGAGGTCGGCCAGTAA
- a CDS encoding Pro-rich N-terminal domain-containing protein: protein MQHAVGSPLPPPHQPGHGPAAGWSPAAHHPGPHHPGAHQGSAPVPPPPSAPGFAPAPVPPTPPHSQVPPAPQHSPVPPAPQHSPGPVPDTTGHVPLPTGAPVGAPSTPPVAAPDPAGTTLAVLLIGPAGAGKTSVAKYWADHRRVPTAHISLDDVREWVRSGFADPQSGWNDHSEAQYRLARRTCGFAARNFLANGISCILDDAVFPDRPVVGLGGWKRHVGPGLLPVVLLPGLEIVLERNAERSGNRRLTDEEVARIHGRMAGWYGSGLPIIDNSQMDVPQTARVLDDVLARSIASPPTW, encoded by the coding sequence ATGCAGCACGCAGTGGGTTCTCCGCTGCCGCCGCCCCATCAGCCGGGGCACGGACCGGCCGCCGGCTGGTCGCCGGCCGCACACCACCCGGGACCGCATCACCCGGGTGCGCACCAGGGCTCCGCCCCGGTGCCCCCACCACCGTCGGCACCGGGCTTCGCCCCGGCCCCGGTACCGCCGACGCCCCCGCACTCCCAGGTACCGCCCGCGCCGCAGCACTCCCCGGTCCCGCCCGCGCCGCAGCACTCACCGGGGCCGGTACCGGACACCACCGGCCATGTGCCCCTGCCGACCGGCGCACCCGTGGGCGCGCCCAGCACGCCGCCCGTCGCCGCGCCCGACCCCGCGGGCACCACCCTCGCGGTGCTGCTCATCGGTCCTGCGGGCGCCGGAAAGACGAGCGTCGCCAAGTACTGGGCCGACCATCGCCGGGTCCCCACCGCCCACATCAGCCTCGACGACGTACGCGAGTGGGTCCGCTCGGGCTTCGCCGACCCGCAGTCCGGCTGGAACGACCACTCCGAGGCCCAGTACCGCCTCGCCCGCCGCACCTGTGGCTTCGCCGCCCGCAACTTCCTCGCCAACGGCATCTCCTGCATCCTCGACGACGCGGTCTTCCCGGACCGGCCGGTGGTCGGCCTCGGCGGCTGGAAGCGGCACGTGGGCCCGGGGTTGCTGCCGGTGGTCCTGCTGCCCGGCCTGGAGATCGTCCTGGAGCGCAACGCGGAGCGTTCCGGCAATCGCCGCCTGACGGACGAGGAGGTGGCACGGATCCACGGTCGGATGGCCGGCTGGTACGGCTCGGGCCTGCCGATCATCGACAACTCCCAGATGGACGTACCGCAGACGGCGAGGGTCCTGGACGACGTACTGGCACGCTCCATCGCGAGCCCACCGACCTGGTAG
- a CDS encoding aminopeptidase P family protein — protein MSEVYVTRRARLRDRCQAGGSQSALISRPANVRYLAGTAPRGAVLLLGAGEDVLLCPGPLDDRTDGRPDEALRLHTLSRAGGDPAVAAADLAEARGWGSLAVEEHHLTMARHRAIRSVVPRLRLADLGGAVEQLRVIKDEEEISCLRIGAEIADQALGELLESILVGRTERHLALELERRLVDHGADGPAFATSVGAGPNSGRPGHRPTDRRVEEGDLLSVCLGANYRGYRCEIGRTFVIGTSPADWQIELYDLVFAAQRAGRESLAPGAAYRDVDRAARQVLESAGHHEGLPTLTGHGVGLEIDEDPQLAPAAMGKLDACVPVTVEPGVHLPGRGGVRIDDTLVVRPEADGGPELLTITTKELLAL, from the coding sequence ATGTCAGAGGTGTACGTCACCCGGAGAGCCCGCCTGAGAGACCGCTGCCAAGCCGGCGGTAGCCAATCCGCGCTGATCTCCCGCCCCGCCAACGTCCGCTACCTCGCGGGCACCGCCCCCCGCGGCGCCGTCCTCCTGCTCGGCGCCGGTGAGGACGTGCTGCTCTGCCCCGGCCCACTGGACGACCGCACGGACGGCCGTCCGGACGAGGCCCTGCGGCTGCACACCCTCTCCCGCGCCGGCGGCGACCCCGCCGTGGCGGCGGCCGACCTCGCGGAGGCACGGGGCTGGGGATCCCTCGCCGTCGAGGAACACCACCTCACCATGGCCCGCCACAGGGCCATCCGATCGGTCGTCCCGCGGCTGCGCCTCGCCGACCTCGGCGGCGCGGTCGAACAGCTCCGCGTCATCAAGGACGAGGAGGAGATCTCCTGCCTGCGCATCGGCGCGGAGATCGCCGACCAGGCACTGGGCGAACTCCTGGAGTCCATCCTCGTCGGCCGCACCGAGCGCCACCTCGCCCTCGAACTGGAGCGCCGCCTCGTCGACCACGGCGCCGACGGCCCGGCCTTCGCCACCTCCGTCGGCGCCGGCCCGAACTCCGGGCGCCCCGGCCACCGCCCCACCGACCGCCGCGTCGAGGAGGGCGACTTGCTCTCCGTCTGCCTGGGCGCGAACTACCGCGGCTACCGCTGCGAGATCGGCCGTACCTTCGTCATCGGTACGTCCCCCGCCGACTGGCAGATCGAGCTCTACGACCTCGTCTTCGCCGCTCAGCGGGCCGGACGGGAGTCGCTGGCACCCGGCGCCGCCTACCGTGATGTGGACCGGGCGGCACGCCAGGTGCTGGAGTCCGCGGGCCACCATGAGGGGCTCCCGACCCTCACCGGACACGGTGTGGGACTCGAAATCGACGAGGACCCGCAATTGGCCCCCGCGGCCATGGGTAAACTGGACGCTTGCGTGCCGGTCACCGTCGAACCGGGGGTCCACCTCCCGGGACGGGGCGGCGTCCGGATCGATGACACGCTCGTCGTACGCCCCGAGGCGGACGGCGGACCCGAGCTACTCACCATCACGACCAAGGAGCTGCTCGCACTTTAG
- the efp gene encoding elongation factor P → MASTNDLKNGLVLKLEGGQLWSVVEFQHVKPGKGPAFVRTKLKNVLSGKVVDKTFNAGVKVETATVDKRDMQFSYMDGEYFVFMDLDTYDQLMIDRKTVGDAANFLIEGFTATVAQHEGEVLFVELPAAVELVVQETEPGLQGDRSTGGTKPATLETGHQIQVPLFITTGEKIKVDTRTSDYLGRVNS, encoded by the coding sequence GTGGCTTCCACGAACGACCTCAAGAACGGCCTGGTGCTCAAGCTCGAAGGCGGCCAGCTCTGGTCCGTCGTCGAGTTCCAGCACGTCAAGCCCGGCAAGGGCCCCGCATTCGTGCGCACCAAGCTCAAGAACGTGCTGTCCGGCAAGGTCGTCGACAAGACGTTCAACGCCGGCGTCAAGGTCGAGACGGCCACTGTCGACAAGCGCGACATGCAGTTCTCGTACATGGACGGCGAGTACTTCGTCTTCATGGACCTGGACACCTACGACCAGCTGATGATCGACCGCAAGACGGTCGGCGACGCTGCCAACTTCCTGATCGAGGGCTTCACGGCCACCGTCGCGCAGCACGAGGGCGAGGTGCTCTTCGTCGAGCTGCCGGCCGCCGTCGAGCTCGTCGTGCAGGAGACCGAGCCGGGCCTCCAGGGCGACCGCTCCACCGGCGGCACCAAGCCCGCCACCCTGGAGACCGGTCACCAGATCCAGGTCCCGCTCTTCATCACCACCGGTGAGAAGATCAAGGTCGACACCCGCACGAGCGACTACCTCGGCCGGGTGAACAGCTAA
- the nusB gene encoding transcription antitermination factor NusB, whose translation MAARNTARKRAFQILFEGDQRDADVLTVLADWIRHSREDTRQPPVSEYTMQLVEGYAEHAQRIDELIAQYSVGWTLDRMPVVDRNILRLGAYELIWADETPDAVVLDEMVQLAKEFSTDESPSFVNGLLGRLKDLKPSLRRDEA comes from the coding sequence GTGGCTGCCCGCAACACGGCCCGCAAGCGCGCCTTCCAGATCCTCTTCGAGGGTGACCAGCGCGACGCCGACGTCCTGACGGTCCTCGCGGACTGGATCCGGCACTCCCGGGAAGACACCCGGCAGCCGCCGGTGAGCGAGTACACCATGCAGCTGGTCGAGGGCTACGCGGAGCACGCGCAGCGCATCGACGAGCTGATCGCGCAGTACTCGGTCGGCTGGACGCTGGACCGGATGCCGGTCGTCGACCGCAACATCCTGCGTCTGGGCGCCTACGAGCTGATCTGGGCCGACGAGACCCCGGACGCGGTGGTGCTCGACGAGATGGTGCAGCTGGCCAAGGAGTTCTCCACGGACGAGTCGCCCTCGTTCGTGAACGGCCTGCTGGGCCGGCTCAAGGACCTGAAGCCGTCGCTGCGCCGAGACGAGGCGTAA
- the bldD gene encoding transcriptional regulator BldD, whose translation MSSEYAKQLGAKLRAIRTQQGLSLHGVEEKSQGRWKAVVVGSYERGDRAVTVQRLAELADFYGVPVQELLPGTTPGGAAEPPPKLVLDLERLAHVPAEKAGPLQRYAATIQSQRGDYNGKVLSIRQDDLRTLAVIYDQSPSVLTEQLISWGVLDADARRAVSHEDS comes from the coding sequence ATGTCCAGCGAATACGCCAAACAGCTCGGGGCCAAGCTCCGGGCCATCCGCACCCAGCAGGGCCTTTCCCTCCACGGTGTCGAGGAGAAGTCCCAGGGACGCTGGAAGGCGGTCGTGGTCGGTTCGTACGAGCGTGGCGACCGCGCGGTGACCGTGCAGCGTCTTGCCGAGTTGGCGGATTTCTACGGCGTTCCGGTGCAGGAGCTGCTGCCCGGCACCACTCCGGGCGGGGCCGCCGAGCCGCCGCCGAAGCTGGTGCTTGACCTGGAGCGGCTGGCCCACGTCCCGGCCGAGAAGGCGGGCCCCCTCCAGCGTTACGCCGCGACGATCCAGTCCCAGCGCGGTGACTACAACGGCAAGGTGCTGTCGATCCGCCAGGACGACCTGCGCACACTCGCCGTCATCTACGACCAGTCGCCCTCGGTCCTCACCGAGCAGCTGATCAGCTGGGGCGTGCTGGACGCGGACGCGCGTCGCGCGGTGTCCCACGAGGACAGCTGA
- the pyrR gene encoding bifunctional pyr operon transcriptional regulator/uracil phosphoribosyltransferase PyrR gives MDKQDTSDIQASDARPVLEGPDIARVLTRIAHEIVERAKGADDVVLLGIPTRGVFLARRLAAKLEEITDRVIPVGSLDITMYRDDLRMHPPRALARTEIPGDGIDGRLVVLVDDVLFSGRTIRAALDALNDIGRPRAVQLAVLVDRGHRELPIRADYVGKNLPTSLRETVKVQLVEEDGRDTVLLGVKQT, from the coding sequence ATGGACAAGCAGGACACTTCCGACATCCAGGCGTCCGATGCCCGGCCCGTTCTCGAAGGCCCCGACATCGCGCGCGTGCTGACCCGTATCGCCCACGAGATCGTCGAACGCGCCAAGGGCGCCGACGACGTGGTGCTCCTCGGCATCCCCACCCGGGGCGTCTTCCTCGCCCGGCGGCTCGCCGCGAAGCTCGAGGAGATCACCGACCGCGTGATTCCGGTCGGTTCGCTCGACATCACCATGTACCGCGACGACCTGCGCATGCACCCGCCGCGAGCGCTGGCCCGCACCGAGATCCCGGGTGACGGCATCGACGGCCGCCTGGTGGTCCTCGTCGACGACGTGCTCTTCTCCGGCCGCACCATCCGCGCCGCCCTGGACGCCCTGAACGACATCGGGCGGCCCCGCGCGGTCCAGCTCGCGGTCCTCGTCGACAGAGGCCACCGCGAACTGCCCATCCGCGCCGACTACGTCGGCAAGAACCTCCCCACGTCGTTGCGGGAGACGGTCAAGGTCCAGCTCGTCGAGGAGGACGGTCGCGACACCGTGCTGCTCGGTGTGAAGCAGACCTAG
- a CDS encoding aspartate carbamoyltransferase catalytic subunit — MQRHLISAADLTRDDAVLILDTAEEMARVADRPIKKLPTLRGRTIVNLFFEDSTRTRISFEAAEKRLSADVINFTAKGSSVSKGESLKDTAQTLEAMGVDAVVIRHGASGAPYRLANSGWIDAAVINAGDGTHQHPTQALLDAFTMRRRLVGRDAGIGQDLAGKRITIVGDVLHSRVARSNVDLLHTLGAQVTLVAPPTLVPVGVETWPCEVSYDLDSTLAKSDAVMMLRVQRERMNAAFFPTEREYSRRYGLDGDRMARMPEHAIVMHPGPMVRGMEITAEVADSDRCTVVEQVANGVSIRMAVLYLLLGGNEPAVSPTRTEEK, encoded by the coding sequence ATGCAGCGTCATCTCATCTCGGCCGCCGACCTCACCCGCGACGACGCCGTCCTGATCCTCGACACCGCCGAGGAGATGGCCCGGGTCGCCGACCGGCCGATCAAGAAACTGCCGACCCTGCGCGGCCGCACGATCGTCAACCTCTTCTTCGAGGACTCCACGCGTACGCGTATCTCCTTCGAGGCCGCCGAGAAGCGGCTCTCGGCGGACGTCATCAACTTCACCGCCAAGGGCTCCAGCGTGTCCAAGGGCGAGTCCCTGAAGGACACCGCCCAGACCCTGGAGGCCATGGGCGTCGACGCCGTCGTCATCCGCCACGGTGCCTCCGGAGCGCCGTACCGCCTCGCCAACTCCGGCTGGATCGACGCGGCCGTCATCAACGCCGGTGACGGCACCCACCAGCACCCCACCCAGGCCCTGCTGGACGCGTTCACCATGCGCCGCCGGCTCGTCGGGCGGGACGCGGGCATCGGCCAGGACCTCGCCGGCAAGCGCATCACGATCGTCGGGGACGTCCTGCACAGCCGGGTCGCCCGCTCCAACGTCGACCTGCTGCACACCCTCGGCGCCCAGGTCACCCTCGTCGCCCCGCCCACCCTGGTGCCGGTGGGCGTCGAGACCTGGCCCTGCGAGGTGTCGTACGACCTCGACAGCACGCTCGCCAAGTCCGACGCGGTGATGATGCTGCGCGTCCAGCGCGAGCGCATGAACGCCGCGTTCTTCCCGACCGAGCGCGAGTACTCGCGGCGCTACGGCCTGGACGGCGACCGCATGGCGCGGATGCCGGAGCACGCCATCGTGATGCACCCCGGCCCGATGGTCCGCGGCATGGAGATCACCGCCGAGGTCGCCGACTCCGACCGCTGCACCGTGGTGGAGCAGGTCGCAAACGGAGTCTCCATCCGGATGGCCGTTCTCTACCTGCTTCTGGGCGGCAACGAGCCCGCCGTCAGCCCCACCCGTACCGAGGAGAAGTAA